The sequence GAATGCTCCCGAGCAGTTTGGTCTCTCGGCGCCGCAACGAATTGCTGTCGCTGCCGACGGCAGTGTCTATGCACTCGATACACGCCTCGGTGCCGATGGGTTGGCTGTGAGCAGTATTGTACGTTTCACCGGTGAAGGACGTTTCATCGAACGGATAACGTTGCCGCCCGATGTGGCGCCGGCCGATCTGGTGGTTGATCCGAATGGCATGATCTATCTGGCCGAGAGCTTTGCCGGTACCATCATTAAACTTGCACCTGATGGCAGTGTACTGGCCCGGCTAGGTGATCCGGCTGATCCGACGCTCCTGGCGGGGCCGGTGATCGATCTCGATCGCGCCGGTTATCTCTACCTTGCCACGTATGCCGGTACCATCCTACGGCTATCGCCTGATGGTATCGTTGTTGCCCGTGGTGGGCAGCCAGCTACTGCCGGTAGCATTCCGAACCCCGGCGAGATCAGTCTGCCTAACGGTATCGTAGCGGCACCGGGTGGTATTGTCTGGGTCAGTGACAATAGTGGTGAATACAGTGCCATTTCGGCCTTTCGCTTGCAAACCGATGCGGCAGCGCTGGCAACGGCAATGGCACTCGTACCGACGACCAGCATCCCAACCGGTGAGACGACGCAGCAGTGGGCCTCCACTGCTACTGCGAGTAGCTTTTACGCTCCCGATTATGATCCTGCCGGAGTCGTTGGTCCGCCTGATGTTGCAGGCTGTCAGGATAGCCCGGATGCCTGGGCACCGGCCACTCCTGGCAGTCGCGAGACACTCACGGTGAGCTTTGCGAATCCGGTATTTGCCACCGGTCTGGTTATTTACCAGAATCATCAGCCCGGCTATGTGACGCTGGTCGAAGTGATTGACGAGCAGGGTACGGCTCAGACTGTTTATCGGGCTGAACCGACAGCAGCACCGGAATGTCCGTTTGTGCAGACGATCACCTTCGAGCAAACCTTGACTCGGGTAATCGGTGCGCAGATTACCATAGATCAACGGAACGGCAGTTGGAGCGAAATTGATGCGGTGGCCCTGATCGGAGTTCCGTGAAACGTTGATCACCCCTCACAATCGAGACCAATATCGAGGGCACGCACCGAATGGGTAAGCGCTCCAACTGAAATATAATCAACACCGGTCTCGGCGATTGCCCGTACCGTTTGCAGTGTGACACCACCGCTGGCTTCAGTTTTGGCACGTCCGGCAATGGCTTGCACAGCCAGACGAAGCTGGTCGAGGGGCATATTATCGAGCAAAATTAGGTCGGCGCCGGCTTCAGCGGCAGCAATTGCGGCTGCGACATTTTCCACCTCAACCTCAATCTGTACCATTGGCCCGATGTGTTGTCGCACCTGTTTGATCGCACTAACCAGATCAATACCCTGGGCGGCCAGGATAGCCAGATGGTTATCTTTGAGCATCACCCCGTCGTACAGGCCAAACCGATGGTTGTAGCCACCACCAACCCGCACTGCATATTTTTCCAGGGCGCGCAAGCCGGGTGTTGTCTTGCGCGTATCGAGAATCTTCGCCTTGGTGTTGGCTACCGCCGCTACGTATTGAGCGGTCATGGTCGCAATCCCACTCAGGCGCTGTAACAGATTGAGCGCGACCCGTTCCCCGCTGAGAATGCTACGTGCCGAACCGACAACCGTTGCCAGCTTTGTTCCCGCAGCGACCGTTGCACCGTCATCGACATGCAATAGTACCTTAAGCCTGGGATCGAGCTGGCGGAAGACGGCGATCACAACCGGCAAACCGGCTACCACGCCGGCTTCACGGGTGACGATGTGCGCCGTGCTCTGGACTGCTGCCGGGATAGCCGTTTGGGTGGTGAGGTCGCCGTTGCCAATGTCTTCAGCTAGAGCATTGGCGACAACGGTTTCAATGATGTGAAGAGGAAGTTCCATATTTCATCCTTATCGCTCGTTCGTCTCAAACACGACCTATTGTATCCGAGGATGTTGATAACGTCATGCACTTGTCTGCCGATGATGCGAAACTGTATTATCATAGAACATATCGGCACGTAGTATTCAAGAAGCCTATGCAAAAAACTCGCGCAATGGTGCATCACTCGCGTCGCCCAACTATCGGTGTTATCGCCGGTTGGCAATTTTACGGTACTGCCTTGACGATGAGCTACCTGAGCCCGATCTATCTCGGTATTCGTCAGGCAGCGCACGACATGGGTTGTAACTTGCTACTGGCCTGCGGAATGGGGCCATCGGCACAAATTGACGACCCACCACAACCGGCCTGGTTTGCGGTTAGCGATGGCACTAATTTTGTCCCGGTTGGGCCATGGAATACCCATGGGCTGATCGTTATCAACCCTCTCCAACGGCCAGAACGTTCGCAGATGGTGCAGGCGATCCGGGCGGCTGGTCATCCGGTCATCTTTGTCGGTTCGGGGGAAGTGGGGTCAACAATTGTTGCCGATAATACTGCCGGTATTCAACAGGCTCTGCACCATCTTATTGAGCATGGTCATCGGCAGATCGCCTTTATTGCCGGTAGCCAACACGATCTGGAGGGTGACACAGGGGATCGACTCCGCGCTTTTCAGGAGGGAATGGCCCGATTTGGTATCGAAGTTGATCCACGCCTGATCGTTTTTGGGAATCATGTGTTCGCTGGTGGCTACAGTGCCGTTAAACGGTTACTTGCTACTCATATGCCGTTTACGGCTGTTCTGGCGAGTAATGATGAATCGGCGCTCGGTGCGATGGCCGCTCTCCGCGACCATGGGAGGCGGGTACCGGAGGATGTTGCCATCATCGGTTTTGATGATCGACCTGAAGCACTGTTGGCCGAGCCGGCATTGACTTCGGTACAGATACCATTGTTCAAGCTGGGCTATCGAGCGCTGGAACTTATGGTACGTCATATTCGCGACCGCGAACCTTTGCCAGCATTGATACAGGTACCAACCCGGCTGGTCATTCGTGAGTCGTGCGGGTGTAGTCAGAATGCAGTGTTGGCCGATACCCTGGAAATGATCACCCTCCAGGTTGATGCACCGGCGTATGCCGACGTGCAGGCGTCGGTCATTCTTTCAATGAGTGAGCTGCTCGGTCAGCGGTTGCATGGCTTTACTCGTGAGGAGATCACGCATTTCTGTCAGCAGTTGCTCGAATCATTTCTTACAGGTGTTCAGTCTGCCGATCCTGACCAGTTTCGCTCAACGCTTGCCCGGCTGCTGAAACAGGTGGCCTTAGCCGGTGATGATGCTCACGACTGGCAGTTAGCGATTTCGTTTCTGCGCGATGTATGCCCACGGTTGCTCGATGCTTCCCTTCGTGATAGGGCGCAGAAGCTCCTCGACGAAGCCCGCATTACGATTAGTGCGGCAATGCGTTTTCAACACTGGCATTACCGTTACGGCCAACAACAAATCAGCAACTGGGTTGGTCGTCTTACGGCTCGTTTACTGACTGCTCTGGCCGAGAGCGATATTTACGACATCCTGGCACGGCATTTGCCTGAATTACAGATACCATTGCTGTGGATCGGCTTTTTTGAATCTGAACGCGATGATCCGGTGGCGTGGTGTCGGTTACGGGCAATCACGGTGCCCCAACAGCCGGTCATCCGTATTCGAAGTCGTACTTTTCCTCCAGCACAATGGCTGGACTCCAAAGAGCCATTCCGCCTGATTCTGATACCACTGATTGGGGTTGATGGTGAGACTGGGTTCGTTGTGTTTGACTGTGCACAGCTTGATCTCTACGGCACTATTGTGCAGCAGATCAGTGCTGCCCTAAATGCAGCACATCTCCATCGTACAGCTACCGAAGGGCGCCGCCTGGCCGAGGAGGCGAATCGCCTCAAGAGCCGTTTTCTTTCAATGGTAAGCCATGAACTGCAAACACCCCTCAATCTGATTGTCGGGATGAGTGACCTGCTCTTACGTGAGAGTGCTGAAGGTGTTCAGCAGTTACCGATGCAAGTTC comes from Chloroflexus sp. Y-396-1 and encodes:
- a CDS encoding substrate-binding domain-containing protein, which codes for MQKTRAMVHHSRRPTIGVIAGWQFYGTALTMSYLSPIYLGIRQAAHDMGCNLLLACGMGPSAQIDDPPQPAWFAVSDGTNFVPVGPWNTHGLIVINPLQRPERSQMVQAIRAAGHPVIFVGSGEVGSTIVADNTAGIQQALHHLIEHGHRQIAFIAGSQHDLEGDTGDRLRAFQEGMARFGIEVDPRLIVFGNHVFAGGYSAVKRLLATHMPFTAVLASNDESALGAMAALRDHGRRVPEDVAIIGFDDRPEALLAEPALTSVQIPLFKLGYRALELMVRHIRDREPLPALIQVPTRLVIRESCGCSQNAVLADTLEMITLQVDAPAYADVQASVILSMSELLGQRLHGFTREEITHFCQQLLESFLTGVQSADPDQFRSTLARLLKQVALAGDDAHDWQLAISFLRDVCPRLLDASLRDRAQKLLDEARITISAAMRFQHWHYRYGQQQISNWVGRLTARLLTALAESDIYDILARHLPELQIPLLWIGFFESERDDPVAWCRLRAITVPQQPVIRIRSRTFPPAQWLDSKEPFRLILIPLIGVDGETGFVVFDCAQLDLYGTIVQQISAALNAAHLHRTATEGRRLAEEANRLKSRFLSMVSHELQTPLNLIVGMSDLLLRESAEGVQQLPMQVRHDLKRIHANARHLSRLISDVLDLTSSDAGQLRLAYEVVDVGAVMRAVAEIGQQMAADKHLVWHDAIPSEGPWVWGDRTRLHQIALNLVVNAIKFTSQGSVSLSVTTEADAVTITVRDTGLGLSAAEQAHIFDEFQRSERSIERGYSGIGLGLAICKRLVALHGGTIGVHSSGIEGEGSTFFFRLPTIARPTGKIRRQPSSVSTRPHVLLLSRQNDERLQHYLEKRGFIVRFFSVEESAAWLSELSARNYSAVVLNATEGDQVWWQTVRVLKANPATRNLPLLCYGMNEHHGAIIELDYLTKPIELADLTRVLDQYWLNTDPAATTHTVLVVDDDPDTRELHARIVQAHGALHRVLCARSGREALNILHQQAVHLVLLDLMMPEMDGFTLLQMMREHPQLREIPVIVITGRTLTEEDMARLSQGVTTVLSKGMFSASETLAHLQIALERRRRLSDQAQILVRKAMAYIHSYYAHPITRQDIAHYVGMSEDYLTHCFRQELGTTPVEYLNRYRVLQARRLLVESDKSITNIALEVGFSSSSYFSRVFRKEVGLSPEEYRRLGGNGTVQL
- a CDS encoding NHL repeat-containing protein, translating into MRCYLFAIILLAVVFVSCTAPPAPTPTSLPPSPTATILEQDLTFAELGLRLRLPAGWQSRLEGQTLRIAATTAALDAAVIDAPLLLIDTIPVATFTAQYGTAHPETVFELASSAIQSAGYTISPTQSVQIGRAQGVVADLSGPNGHGRLIVLVDETRILRILAQAALTHWMVEQATIEQVLASIEVLPLATPTPTPPVMAAQPQIVRSGPPGFVLRLGGRSGPPNSRFIAARGLAAAPDGTIYLAESGQGVWVFAPDGMLRTTFGADELLDAYDVALGPDGDLYVADYGRNAIVRFTSTGTLLGRWGGHGNAPEQFGLSAPQRIAVAADGSVYALDTRLGADGLAVSSIVRFTGEGRFIERITLPPDVAPADLVVDPNGMIYLAESFAGTIIKLAPDGSVLARLGDPADPTLLAGPVIDLDRAGYLYLATYAGTILRLSPDGIVVARGGQPATAGSIPNPGEISLPNGIVAAPGGIVWVSDNSGEYSAISAFRLQTDAAALATAMALVPTTSIPTGETTQQWASTATASSFYAPDYDPAGVVGPPDVAGCQDSPDAWAPATPGSRETLTVSFANPVFATGLVIYQNHQPGYVTLVEVIDEQGTAQTVYRAEPTAAPECPFVQTITFEQTLTRVIGAQITIDQRNGSWSEIDAVALIGVP
- the nadC gene encoding carboxylating nicotinate-nucleotide diphosphorylase, which translates into the protein MELPLHIIETVVANALAEDIGNGDLTTQTAIPAAVQSTAHIVTREAGVVAGLPVVIAVFRQLDPRLKVLLHVDDGATVAAGTKLATVVGSARSILSGERVALNLLQRLSGIATMTAQYVAAVANTKAKILDTRKTTPGLRALEKYAVRVGGGYNHRFGLYDGVMLKDNHLAILAAQGIDLVSAIKQVRQHIGPMVQIEVEVENVAAAIAAAEAGADLILLDNMPLDQLRLAVQAIAGRAKTEASGGVTLQTVRAIAETGVDYISVGALTHSVRALDIGLDCEG